The Heyndrickxia vini genome contains a region encoding:
- a CDS encoding D-alanyl-D-alanine carboxypeptidase family protein: MKKGISILVIYFLMASIITSQVKAAEKTTELASDAKSAILIERDTGSVLYDKNSHEKLPPASMTKVMTMILIMEALEQKKITLNEKVRTSEFAASMGGSQIFLEPGEEMTVEEMLRGISIGSANDASVAMAEKIAGSEEEFVEMMNKKAAELGLKDTKFQNATGLPEKDHYSSAYDMALMAKDLLRHENITNFTGKYESYLRENTDKKFWLVNTNKLVKFYPGVDGLKTGFTNEAKFCLTATAKKNGMRVIAVVFGAPSTKIRNAQVTKMLDYAFAMYSTHPLFKKGQSLGNLKVSKGDTKQIQAITSEPISVLTKKGEKIDHLKKSIKLNEKLKAPIKKGDQIGTITVKKDGKILVQSKLVANKDVKQAGWWKLFKRSFGMFTKS, translated from the coding sequence ATGAAAAAAGGTATAAGTATTCTAGTTATTTATTTTTTAATGGCATCCATCATCACTTCTCAAGTGAAAGCTGCCGAAAAAACGACCGAATTAGCTTCGGATGCGAAATCAGCTATTTTAATTGAACGGGACACAGGCTCAGTTTTATATGATAAAAATAGTCATGAAAAGCTTCCACCCGCATCGATGACAAAAGTGATGACCATGATATTGATAATGGAAGCCCTTGAGCAAAAAAAGATTACTTTAAATGAAAAAGTACGTACAAGTGAATTTGCTGCATCAATGGGAGGATCTCAAATATTCCTTGAACCGGGCGAAGAAATGACAGTTGAAGAAATGTTAAGAGGAATTTCGATTGGTTCAGCTAACGATGCATCTGTTGCTATGGCTGAAAAGATAGCTGGCAGTGAAGAAGAATTTGTAGAAATGATGAACAAAAAAGCAGCAGAACTAGGACTTAAAGATACAAAATTTCAAAATGCTACAGGACTTCCTGAAAAAGACCATTATAGCTCAGCTTATGACATGGCTTTAATGGCGAAAGACCTATTAAGACACGAAAATATTACAAATTTCACAGGTAAATATGAGTCCTATTTACGCGAAAATACGGATAAAAAGTTTTGGCTGGTGAATACGAACAAACTTGTAAAATTTTATCCTGGGGTAGATGGTCTTAAAACAGGTTTTACAAATGAGGCGAAATTTTGCTTAACAGCTACTGCCAAGAAAAACGGAATGCGCGTTATTGCCGTTGTATTTGGAGCACCTTCGACAAAGATTAGAAATGCTCAAGTAACTAAAATGCTAGATTATGCTTTTGCTATGTATTCAACTCACCCGTTATTTAAAAAAGGTCAATCATTAGGGAATTTAAAGGTTAGTAAGGGAGATACAAAACAAATACAAGCTATTACGAGTGAACCGATTTCTGTTTTAACTAAAAAGGGTGAAAAAATCGATCACCTTAAAAAATCGATAAAATTGAATGAAAAGTTAAAAGCACCAATCAAAAAAGGTGATCAAATAGGTACAATAACAGTGAAAAAAGACGGAAAAATCCTTGTTCAATCAAAACTTGTTGCAAATAAGGATGTAAAACAAGCCGGATGGTGGAAATTATTCAAACGTTCCTTTGGTATGTTTACTAAAAGCTAA
- a CDS encoding purine-nucleoside phosphorylase: MEYKLIEQASLFLKEKYSKKPKIGLILGSGLGVLADEIENPLKIQYKDIPNFPISTVEGHAGQLVFGKLSGKDVVAMQGRFHYYEGYSFDQVTFPVRVMKELGVEVLVVTNAAGGVNKDYEPGDLMIISDHINNMGSNPLIGPNDSRFGARFPDMSEAYNKELRSQAKEIASQLNIKIQEGVYVGNTGPTYETPAEVRMIRTLGGDAVGMSTVPEVIIARHAGLKVLGISCISNMASGILDQPLTHDEVIETTEKVRADFLTFVKEIVKNIQVGEE; this comes from the coding sequence GTGGAATACAAATTAATTGAACAAGCGTCATTATTTTTAAAAGAAAAGTATAGCAAAAAACCAAAGATAGGTCTTATTTTAGGTTCTGGTCTTGGGGTACTCGCAGATGAAATTGAAAACCCGTTAAAAATTCAATATAAAGACATTCCTAATTTTCCGATTTCAACCGTTGAAGGGCATGCAGGTCAATTAGTATTTGGAAAATTAAGCGGTAAAGATGTTGTTGCGATGCAAGGAAGATTCCATTATTACGAAGGATATTCATTTGATCAAGTAACATTTCCGGTTCGAGTCATGAAAGAACTTGGTGTTGAAGTGTTAGTTGTGACCAATGCTGCAGGTGGTGTGAACAAGGATTACGAACCGGGGGATCTCATGATTATTTCTGATCATATTAATAATATGGGCAGTAACCCTCTTATCGGACCAAATGACTCAAGGTTTGGTGCGCGATTCCCTGATATGTCTGAGGCATATAATAAAGAATTACGTTCACAAGCTAAAGAAATAGCAAGTCAACTTAACATTAAAATTCAAGAAGGAGTATATGTAGGAAATACAGGTCCAACCTATGAAACTCCGGCAGAGGTTCGGATGATTCGGACATTAGGGGGAGATGCAGTAGGGATGTCGACGGTCCCTGAAGTTATTATCGCTAGACATGCTGGTTTAAAAGTTCTAGGAATATCCTGTATTTCCAATATGGCCTCTGGGATATTAGATCAGCCATTAACACATGATGAAGTCATAGAAACGACGGAAAAAGTCCGAGCGGATTTTCTTACATTTGTGAAAGAGATTGTCAAAAACATACAAGTTGGTGAAGAATAA
- the spoIIAB gene encoding anti-sigma F factor codes for MRNEMQIQFTALSQNESFARVTVAAFIAQLDPTIDELTEIKTVVSEAVTNSIIHGYEGNPAGMVYISAAIEDGVVELVIRDEGIGIPDIEEARQPLFTTKPELERSGMGFTIMENFMDDIEIESQPRVGTIIRLKKHMAFKKALCN; via the coding sequence ATGAGAAATGAAATGCAAATTCAATTCACAGCATTAAGTCAAAATGAGTCATTTGCCAGAGTCACTGTGGCAGCATTTATTGCCCAATTGGATCCTACAATTGATGAACTAACTGAAATAAAAACAGTTGTCTCAGAAGCAGTAACAAATTCTATTATTCATGGATATGAAGGGAATCCTGCGGGAATGGTCTATATTTCAGCAGCCATTGAAGATGGTGTGGTTGAATTGGTGATACGTGATGAGGGAATTGGTATTCCTGATATTGAGGAAGCAAGACAACCTTTATTCACTACTAAGCCGGAATTGGAACGTTCAGGAATGGGATTTACCATTATGGAAAACTTTATGGACGACATAGAAATAGAATCACAACCTAGAGTAGGCACCATTATTCGTTTAAAAAAGCATATGGCCTTCAAAAAAGCCTTATGTAATTAA
- a CDS encoding DUF309 domain-containing protein, protein MKFPKAYIEYLVHFHGDRDFFECHEVLEEHWKQTDIKNRHSVWVGLIQLAVSQYHYRRSNIVGSTRLMKKALNNLMLNKKVLLTLKIDANDLLNKMNTQLTRMKEKEDYVNINIKINDEGLLTICKSKCKELGFRWGELRVIDDYSIIHRHKLRDRTSIEIERYLSSITKSLERERKLQLKK, encoded by the coding sequence ATGAAATTTCCGAAAGCCTATATCGAATATTTGGTCCATTTTCATGGAGATAGAGATTTTTTCGAGTGCCACGAAGTTCTAGAAGAGCATTGGAAACAAACTGATATCAAAAACCGCCATTCCGTGTGGGTTGGATTAATTCAGTTAGCCGTTTCACAATACCATTACCGACGCTCAAACATCGTTGGCAGCACCCGTTTAATGAAAAAAGCATTAAATAATTTAATGCTTAATAAAAAAGTTCTCCTTACATTAAAGATAGACGCAAATGATCTATTAAATAAAATGAATACACAACTGACCAGAATGAAAGAGAAGGAAGACTACGTAAATATCAATATAAAAATTAATGATGAAGGGTTACTTACTATTTGTAAGAGTAAATGTAAGGAGCTAGGGTTTAGATGGGGAGAACTGCGTGTAATAGATGACTACTCAATTATTCATCGGCATAAATTACGGGATCGGACAAGTATCGAAATTGAAAGGTATCTCTCGTCCATAACAAAAAGTTTGGAGAGAGAACGAAAATTACAACTAAAAAAATAA
- a CDS encoding stage V sporulation protein AE produces the protein MNSKRKVILITDGDDYARKAIETIAKDIGGRCISQSYGNPSHLSGLEIVNQIKKAPIDPVLVMFDDSGFIGEGKGEESLMFVATHPDIEVLGVIAVASKTHQAEWAKVDICIDREGNLTPYGVDKYGIPEMELKKINGDTVYCLDQLNVPIIVGIGDIGKMGKIDHYTNGSPITRKAVDLVLERSGYYGDK, from the coding sequence ATGAATAGTAAACGAAAGGTGATATTAATTACAGATGGTGATGATTATGCCAGAAAAGCGATTGAAACGATTGCAAAAGATATCGGCGGCAGATGTATTTCACAGTCATACGGAAACCCTTCTCATTTATCTGGACTAGAAATCGTTAACCAAATTAAAAAAGCACCAATTGATCCAGTGTTAGTTATGTTTGATGATAGCGGTTTTATAGGTGAGGGAAAAGGGGAGGAGTCATTAATGTTCGTGGCAACACATCCCGATATTGAAGTGCTAGGTGTTATCGCTGTTGCTTCAAAAACCCATCAAGCGGAATGGGCAAAAGTCGATATTTGTATTGACAGAGAAGGCAACTTAACCCCATACGGTGTCGATAAATATGGTATTCCAGAAATGGAATTAAAAAAAATTAATGGGGACACCGTTTATTGCCTTGATCAATTAAATGTACCAATTATTGTGGGCATTGGAGATATAGGAAAGATGGGAAAAATTGATCATTATACGAATGGATCTCCGATTACGAGAAAAGCGGTTGATTTAGTATTAGAAAGGAGTGGGTATTATGGCGACAAATGA
- a CDS encoding spore germination protein: protein MATNDLNRKEPIPKNIEELEKIFEKRMGLGVSFDLGVRHIKVLKKNIQIYYINGLTDTIFIIHILRELVDLNDTERLSSRIYDIIQNRIVNQSVEIVKTIDEMTDQVLSGLIAIVVEGESEAIIVDVRSYPGRQPMEPDTEKVVRGSRDGYVENIIVNTALTRRRIRDERLRFEIMKVGERSKTDIAIGYIEGVANPDLVKTVKKELQTIDVDGITMADKTIEEFLLKQGYNPYPLVRYTERADVGSIHLLEGHVLIFIDTSPSVMVTPATFFHHLQHAEEYRQAAAVGTFIRWIRFLGVLASLFLLPVWYLFAIEPSLLPEHLEFIGPNKQTNIPLILQLFIADMGIEFLRIAAIHTPTPLATAMGLIAAVLIGQIAVDVGLFVPEVILYVSVAAIGTYATPSYELSVANKISRVFLLLIVAFFKLPGLLIGGTLFIIYLAHIRALNAPYLWPFIPFNPQAITHILIRRTVPGSKIRPSIVHPRDRFRQPADE from the coding sequence ATGGCGACAAATGACCTAAATAGGAAAGAACCAATACCCAAAAATATCGAGGAACTTGAGAAGATATTTGAAAAAAGAATGGGGTTAGGCGTAAGTTTTGATCTAGGTGTCCGACATATAAAAGTGTTAAAAAAGAATATTCAAATTTATTACATTAATGGTTTAACTGATACGATATTTATCATCCATATTTTACGGGAATTAGTAGATTTAAATGATACAGAACGCCTATCTAGTCGAATATACGATATAATCCAAAATCGAATAGTAAATCAATCAGTAGAAATAGTGAAAACGATTGATGAAATGACTGATCAAGTATTATCTGGATTGATTGCCATTGTTGTAGAGGGTGAAAGCGAAGCAATTATTGTCGATGTGAGAAGTTATCCAGGAAGACAACCAATGGAACCTGATACAGAAAAGGTTGTTCGTGGATCGCGCGATGGTTATGTCGAAAATATTATCGTCAATACGGCTCTTACAAGAAGAAGAATTCGTGACGAGCGCCTGCGATTTGAAATTATGAAGGTAGGGGAACGTTCGAAAACGGACATAGCTATTGGCTATATTGAAGGTGTAGCAAACCCTGATTTAGTAAAAACGGTTAAAAAGGAATTACAAACAATTGATGTTGATGGAATTACAATGGCAGATAAAACGATTGAAGAGTTTCTTTTAAAACAAGGATATAATCCTTATCCACTCGTCAGATATACCGAGAGAGCTGATGTCGGTTCCATTCATCTTCTTGAGGGGCATGTGTTAATTTTTATTGATACTTCTCCTAGTGTTATGGTTACACCTGCAACCTTTTTTCACCATCTTCAGCATGCTGAGGAGTACAGGCAAGCAGCAGCAGTTGGAACCTTTATTCGTTGGATTCGCTTCTTGGGAGTACTTGCTTCACTTTTCTTACTTCCCGTATGGTATTTATTTGCAATTGAACCTAGTTTATTGCCTGAGCATTTGGAATTCATTGGACCAAATAAACAAACGAATATTCCGTTAATCTTACAATTATTTATTGCTGATATGGGTATTGAATTTTTAAGAATTGCTGCCATACATACACCAACCCCTTTGGCTACAGCGATGGGATTAATTGCTGCGGTATTAATTGGCCAAATTGCTGTTGATGTTGGTTTATTTGTACCTGAAGTCATTCTATATGTTTCTGTTGCTGCCATTGGAACCTATGCAACCCCAAGTTATGAATTAAGTGTCGCAAATAAAATTAGTAGAGTATTTTTGTTATTGATAGTTGCCTTTTTTAAACTTCCAGGTTTATTAATTGGCGGAACACTATTTATTATTTATTTGGCACATATTCGCGCATTAAATGCACCATATTTATGGCCATTTATCCCGTTTAATCCACAAGCAATTACCCATATTCTAATTCGGAGAACGGTTCCGGGATCCAAAATCAGACCAAGTATTGTTCATCCGCGCGATCGTTTTCGCCAACCAGCTGATGAGTAA
- a CDS encoding GNAT family N-acetyltransferase → MLIRYKKAFEKIAMGLLSFMPNEKDIKKLQQTIKQYENEDNWQLFLWKIEDDVIGLIGVHLKDHFVEIQHISVNPSHRNQGVGKNMLKSIKQIYEGKTILPNEYTAAFCENCNDEEL, encoded by the coding sequence ATGCTAATTCGATATAAAAAAGCTTTTGAAAAAATCGCTATGGGACTTCTGTCTTTTATGCCAAATGAAAAGGATATTAAAAAGCTGCAACAAACAATAAAGCAATATGAAAATGAGGATAATTGGCAGCTTTTTTTATGGAAAATTGAAGACGATGTAATTGGATTAATTGGTGTTCATTTAAAAGATCATTTTGTTGAAATTCAACATATATCAGTGAACCCATCCCACCGTAATCAAGGTGTTGGAAAGAATATGCTGAAATCTATTAAGCAGATTTATGAAGGTAAAACAATTTTGCCAAATGAATACACAGCAGCATTTTGTGAAAACTGTAATGATGAAGAATTATAG
- a CDS encoding pyrimidine-nucleoside phosphorylase — MRMVDLIEKKRDGKELTSEEIQFIIEGYTNNTIPDYQMSALTMAIYFQGMNERERADLTMAMVHSGDTIDLSAIEGVKVDKHSTGGVGDTTTLVLGPLVAALGVPVAKMSGRGLGHTGGTIDKLEAVKGFHVEIENDEFIRLVNENKLAVIGQSGNLTPADKKLYALRDVTGTVNSIPLIASSIMSKKIAAGADAICLDVKTGAGAFMKTIEDSRELAKAMVNIGNNVGRKTMAVISDMSQPLGYAIGNALEVKEAIDTLRGEGPDDLTELCLTLGSHMVYLAGKATTLEEAREKLLEVISNGKALESFKTFLQSQGGDPEVVDNPSKLPQAKYTFDLPSLEDGYISEIIADEIGTAAMMLGAGRATKESIIDLAVGIVLHKKIGDEVKKGESLLTIYSNQEEIEDVKQKLYDNIIMSKQKVTAPILIHEEIGKD; from the coding sequence ATGAGAATGGTCGATTTAATAGAAAAAAAACGAGATGGAAAAGAGCTTACATCCGAGGAAATTCAATTTATTATAGAAGGTTACACGAATAATACGATACCGGATTATCAAATGAGTGCATTAACGATGGCTATTTATTTTCAAGGAATGAATGAACGTGAGCGAGCAGATTTAACGATGGCAATGGTTCATTCCGGAGATACCATTGATTTATCCGCGATTGAAGGGGTAAAAGTAGATAAACACTCCACCGGAGGTGTTGGCGATACAACAACATTGGTTTTGGGACCTTTGGTAGCAGCTTTAGGAGTACCAGTAGCAAAAATGAGCGGTAGAGGCCTGGGACATACGGGCGGTACAATTGATAAACTAGAAGCAGTTAAAGGATTTCACGTTGAAATCGAAAATGATGAATTTATTCGGCTTGTTAATGAAAATAAACTTGCCGTTATTGGTCAAAGTGGCAATCTAACACCGGCAGATAAAAAATTATATGCACTAAGAGATGTAACCGGAACAGTAAATAGCATTCCATTAATCGCTAGTTCAATTATGAGCAAAAAAATTGCAGCAGGTGCTGATGCCATTTGTTTAGACGTGAAAACCGGTGCTGGCGCATTTATGAAAACAATCGAGGATTCACGCGAGTTAGCTAAGGCGATGGTGAATATAGGGAATAATGTTGGTAGAAAAACGATGGCAGTTATCTCAGATATGAGCCAACCACTTGGTTATGCGATTGGAAATGCACTTGAAGTGAAAGAAGCGATTGATACATTGCGTGGGGAAGGGCCAGATGATTTAACTGAATTATGTTTAACACTTGGAAGTCATATGGTTTATCTTGCTGGAAAGGCAACGACTCTTGAAGAAGCACGTGAAAAACTTTTAGAAGTCATCTCGAATGGTAAAGCCCTTGAATCATTTAAAACATTTTTACAATCTCAAGGTGGGGATCCTGAGGTAGTTGATAATCCTTCGAAATTACCACAGGCAAAATATACATTTGATTTACCTTCACTAGAAGATGGATATATTTCTGAAATTATTGCAGACGAAATCGGCACGGCAGCAATGATGTTAGGTGCGGGACGTGCAACGAAAGAATCAATCATTGATTTAGCGGTGGGAATTGTTCTTCATAAAAAAATTGGAGACGAAGTGAAAAAAGGTGAATCTTTACTAACAATATATTCTAATCAAGAAGAAATTGAAGATGTAAAACAAAAGCTGTATGACAATATTATAATGTCAAAACAAAAAGTTACCGCTCCGATCTTGATTCATGAAGAGATTGGCAAGGATTAA
- a CDS encoding stage V sporulation protein AA — translation MESLIYLRLRHRVEVRPDSIIKLSDIAQVIAPENDLADLNNLPVYQVTKIDKSSAVIDIMEVINVITKNYGAVDIQTVGPTQTIIEIIYKKKNVSIPFFIVIWILLFIGSALAIMNFHEDVSMRIVHQKIYRMITGNEVSKPLILQIPYSIGLGLGMIIFFNHIFKKRFNEEPSPLEVEIFNYQQDVDNYVTLNENKESIKRLDDDK, via the coding sequence ATGGAAAGTTTGATTTATTTGCGTCTTCGTCATCGTGTAGAAGTGAGACCTGATAGCATAATTAAACTTTCAGATATCGCACAGGTTATTGCACCGGAAAATGATCTGGCAGATTTAAATAACCTGCCCGTTTATCAAGTGACAAAAATAGATAAGAGTTCCGCAGTAATCGATATTATGGAGGTAATCAATGTTATTACAAAAAATTATGGTGCAGTTGATATACAAACCGTTGGTCCCACTCAGACAATTATTGAAATTATTTATAAGAAAAAAAACGTGTCAATTCCGTTTTTCATAGTGATCTGGATTCTCCTTTTTATAGGCTCTGCGTTGGCAATTATGAATTTTCATGAAGATGTTAGCATGAGAATAGTCCATCAGAAAATTTACCGTATGATCACTGGAAATGAGGTATCAAAACCGTTAATCCTTCAAATTCCCTACTCAATCGGCCTAGGTTTGGGGATGATTATTTTCTTTAATCATATTTTTAAAAAACGCTTCAATGAAGAACCTAGTCCGTTGGAAGTAGAAATTTTTAATTATCAGCAGGATGTCGACAATTATGTCACTTTAAATGAAAACAAAGAAAGCATTAAGCGACTTGACGATGATAAATAG
- the sigF gene encoding RNA polymerase sporulation sigma factor SigF — protein MDVELKKEKTQSFLKDHEVKDLIQKSQDGDQVARDQLVEKNIRLVWSVVQRFLNRGYDPDDLFQIGCIGLLKSVDKFDLSYDVKFSTYAVPMIIGEIQRFLRDDGTVKVSRSLKEIGNRIRKAKDELTKSFGRVPTVNEIADFLEISPEDVIMAQEASRTPSSIHETVYENDGDPITLLDQIADQNDQKWFDKIALKEAIRGLDERERLIVYLRYYKDQTQSEVAERLGISQVQVSRLEKKILEQMKDRMGS, from the coding sequence ATGGATGTGGAACTTAAGAAAGAGAAAACTCAAAGCTTTCTGAAGGATCATGAAGTAAAAGACTTAATTCAAAAAAGCCAGGATGGAGATCAAGTAGCGCGTGACCAACTCGTTGAAAAGAATATTCGACTCGTATGGTCAGTCGTGCAACGTTTTTTAAATCGTGGCTATGATCCTGATGATTTATTTCAAATAGGCTGCATTGGATTATTGAAATCTGTTGATAAATTTGATTTATCGTATGATGTTAAGTTTTCGACATATGCTGTTCCGATGATTATCGGAGAAATACAACGATTTTTACGTGATGATGGAACAGTGAAGGTGAGCAGGTCATTAAAGGAAATTGGTAACCGTATCCGCAAAGCCAAAGATGAATTAACAAAAAGTTTTGGAAGAGTACCTACTGTAAACGAAATTGCTGATTTTCTTGAAATTTCGCCTGAAGATGTCATTATGGCACAAGAGGCTAGCAGAACCCCATCCTCAATTCATGAAACGGTCTACGAAAATGATGGAGATCCTATAACGTTATTGGATCAAATCGCTGATCAAAATGATCAGAAATGGTTCGACAAAATTGCTTTAAAGGAAGCCATTAGAGGACTGGATGAACGGGAACGATTAATTGTTTATTTGCGGTACTATAAGGACCAAACACAATCCGAGGTTGCGGAACGATTAGGGATTTCGCAAGTACAGGTATCTAGATTAGAGAAAAAAATATTAGAGCAAATGAAAGATCGCATGGGTTCATAA
- the spoIIAA gene encoding anti-sigma F factor antagonist, translating to MSLSIDLEVKKDVLCIRLKGELDHHTAETLRENVSGAIEKFHIQHLVLNLEQLSFMDSSGLGVILGRYKQIKQKNGEMVVCAISPAVKRLFEMSGLFKIIRLDESEQFALERLGVA from the coding sequence TTGAGTCTATCGATTGATTTAGAAGTGAAAAAAGATGTACTTTGCATTCGTTTAAAAGGAGAATTAGACCATCATACAGCTGAAACATTAAGGGAAAATGTATCAGGAGCGATTGAAAAATTTCATATCCAACACCTTGTCTTAAATCTTGAGCAATTATCATTTATGGATAGCTCTGGTCTAGGAGTCATTCTAGGAAGATATAAACAAATCAAACAAAAAAATGGCGAAATGGTCGTTTGTGCAATCTCACCAGCTGTAAAACGTCTTTTTGAGATGTCTGGACTATTTAAGATTATACGTTTAGATGAATCAGAACAGTTTGCACTGGAAAGATTGGGGGTTGCGTAA
- a CDS encoding stage V sporulation protein AB: protein MKTKKALSDLTMINSILFFIIGLSGGLIVGCGLVAFLSVLGIIPRLVQISKTAKMVYLYEWAFVLGSILGGWAQLRDVTFHLTVLLLIPIGLGCGVFVGMLAAALTEVINVIPILTKRIGIDGHLIIALMAIVFGKVCGSLFHWIYFVDH, encoded by the coding sequence ATGAAAACAAAGAAAGCATTAAGCGACTTGACGATGATAAATAGCATTCTTTTTTTCATTATTGGTCTTTCAGGCGGGTTAATCGTAGGCTGCGGCTTAGTAGCGTTTTTATCAGTACTTGGGATTATTCCAAGATTAGTACAAATATCAAAAACAGCAAAAATGGTGTATTTGTACGAATGGGCGTTCGTATTAGGTTCAATCTTAGGAGGCTGGGCTCAATTAAGGGATGTTACTTTCCATTTAACAGTTCTGTTACTTATTCCTATCGGATTGGGGTGTGGTGTGTTTGTTGGAATGCTTGCTGCAGCTTTAACGGAAGTAATCAATGTGATTCCGATATTAACTAAGCGAATAGGAATTGATGGGCATTTAATTATCGCTTTAATGGCAATTGTTTTTGGGAAAGTATGTGGTTCATTATTTCATTGGATCTATTTCGTCGATCATTAA
- the lysA gene encoding diaminopimelate decarboxylase codes for MYFHGTSKVNEKNHLEIGGVDTVELVQKYGTPVYVYDVALIRDRARGFKQTFDNLGIKSQVAYASKAFSSIAMLNLAQEEGLSLDVVSGGELYTAIAAKFPVERIHFHGNNKSKEELELALDYNIGCIVVDNFYELELLEQLTLERNTQIAILLRVTPGIEAHTHDYILTGQEDSKFGFDLQNGQAEEALKKSMESKNFKVLGLHCHIGSQIFETTGFILAAKKILEKLVEWNEKYAYFPSVLNLGGGFGVRYTSEDAPLSPDSYVKEIIMEVQKQTKSHHLPMPEIWIEPGRSLVGEAGTTLYTIGSNKDVPNVRKYIAVDGGMSDNIRPALYEAKYEATLANRPLDKIEETYSIAGKCCESGDMLIWDLPLPNTKCNDILAVFCTGAYGYSMANNYNRIPRPPVVFVENGEDQLVVKRETYEDIIRLDLPLHSKINL; via the coding sequence ATGTATTTTCACGGTACTTCAAAGGTAAACGAAAAAAATCATCTCGAAATTGGCGGAGTAGATACAGTTGAATTAGTTCAAAAATATGGAACACCTGTATATGTTTACGATGTCGCTTTAATACGTGACCGTGCCAGAGGATTCAAACAAACCTTTGACAATCTAGGAATAAAATCACAGGTAGCATATGCAAGTAAAGCTTTTTCTTCAATTGCTATGCTAAATTTAGCACAAGAAGAAGGATTATCTTTGGATGTTGTTTCAGGTGGAGAACTATATACAGCAATTGCGGCGAAGTTTCCAGTAGAACGCATCCATTTTCATGGTAATAACAAAAGCAAAGAAGAATTAGAATTAGCTCTAGATTACAATATTGGTTGTATTGTAGTAGATAATTTTTATGAATTAGAACTGCTTGAGCAGCTCACACTTGAAAGAAATACACAAATCGCAATATTGCTTCGCGTAACACCTGGAATTGAGGCACATACCCATGATTATATTTTGACAGGTCAAGAAGACTCGAAATTCGGGTTCGATTTACAAAATGGCCAAGCAGAAGAAGCTCTTAAAAAATCGATGGAATCTAAAAACTTTAAGGTGTTGGGTCTTCATTGTCATATTGGTTCACAAATTTTTGAGACGACAGGATTTATTCTTGCTGCAAAAAAAATTCTTGAAAAGTTAGTTGAGTGGAATGAAAAGTATGCATATTTTCCATCTGTTTTAAATTTAGGTGGAGGATTTGGAGTACGTTACACAAGTGAAGATGCGCCTTTATCCCCAGATAGTTACGTAAAGGAAATCATTATGGAAGTACAGAAACAAACCAAATCTCATCATCTACCTATGCCGGAAATATGGATTGAACCTGGAAGATCACTAGTAGGTGAGGCAGGTACAACATTATATACGATTGGATCCAACAAAGACGTACCGAATGTAAGGAAATATATAGCGGTCGACGGTGGGATGAGTGATAACATTAGACCAGCACTCTATGAAGCAAAATATGAAGCTACATTAGCTAATCGACCTTTAGATAAAATAGAAGAGACATATTCTATTGCTGGGAAATGCTGTGAATCAGGGGATATGCTCATTTGGGATCTTCCATTACCCAATACAAAATGTAATGATATTTTAGCAGTATTTTGCACGGGTGCCTACGGATATTCAATGGCTAATAATTATAATCGAATACCGAGACCCCCAGTAGTATTTGTTGAAAATGGCGAAGATCAGCTTGTCGTAAAACGAGAAACATATGAAGATATTATCAGATTAGATTTGCCTCTCCACAGTAAGATTAATTTATAA